One genomic window of Plasmodium coatneyi strain Hackeri chromosome 12, complete sequence includes the following:
- a CDS encoding ATPase: MLSTTIRNRIHKIISGNKLILENEDNQTNLKNVVNNCTLIENALRREFLEYRRLPRNKLNALIVDVLKKTFEGDGFPKGGGISGKGFQGSCDAGEQHGHHDYHNHNSHHDDKWQPGEPDELPIPNKGKKKKKRDEQLSQDGSKKVKNASLKMGESKTNEKVKKKKNLDFTSPKEKEKSQKDTVKEQSYLAHNLLKDVKKNIEADNTNLANYKGIKNIKKDIFYSIIYPHKFREGNFSTIINISGISGSGKTTLSYAIAGECDCPFFYLKLPEYVKYISNDSKNNKLKLIFEQIKNEYNDAILCIDDIDVILSSKDDSTDLYLFTYLLSLFDNSNVIVLLLSVSKPYDSVLYTKIKKFISIPIPTYEDRVEILEFMAEEFSLTFDAKYAAALTYGFHRGHLYDIANESMNLCIYDQVHGGNLIRIRSEMDVPSIERDSIEETKSEVLPPGGEATQVTTSPPNDAPHPNGENICEANNTDVSPNGGEEQECDLKSDTATTFYSHTLTSKQRNETNLKRKEWSGDASTYKVKRPKMSCRKVNDEIIQQSVRNIKKKMITENICEVPNINLDNIGSLKKIKKVLETKFILPVKYANIYKHLGINKSMGILLYGPPGCGKTMLAKAISNEMKANFIAIKGPEILNKYVGESEKKVREIFSYASIYKPCLIFFDEIDSICINRANNKAAAASDRIVNQLLTEMDGLSQRESVYIIATTNRPDIIDKALLRSGRFDQLIYISLPKYQGRIDILRKLSKNMPLHEDVDFAKISRLTKGYSGADLYGVLRESAFIALQECRDKIDLCNSGLSSRGDETQHFREADASCNYTSNEQPPFVKRENGDTVTDAGSSNRTAGPFDGGTKGPSQCAVATIDQSDAGECTQKGNIYMDAHLCSPRDDDNLSMQNNHTYKINNLKNKAISEKDKNNLIYEFIQRNKNILTISHKHIVMAIKMVPRSVTSKQMKYYKEISKKFK, translated from the coding sequence ATGCTATCCACAACAATACGGAACAGAATACACAAAATAATCTCGGGCAACAAGCTCATCCTCGAAAATGAAGATAACCAAACGAACCTGAAAAACGTTGTGAACAACTGCACGCTGATAGAGAATGCCCTGCGTAGAGAATTCTTGGAGTACAGACGGCTCCCCAGGAACAAACTAAACGCCCTCATTGTCGACGTTCTGAAGAAAACGTTTGAAGGGGATGGTTTTCCCAAGGGGGGAGGTATTTCTGGGAAAGGGTTCCAGGGAAGTTGCGATGCGGGGGAGCAACACGGTCATCACGACTATCACAATCATAACAGTCATCACGATGATAAGTGGCAGCCCGGCGAGCCAGACGAACTGCCAATCCccaacaaggggaaaaaaaaaaaaaaaagggatgaacAACTGTCCCAAGATGGAAGTAAAAAAGTCAAGAATGCCTCATTAAAAATGGGAGAGAGCAAgacaaatgaaaaggtgaaaaagaaaaaaaatttagattTCACCTCAccaaaggagaaggaaaagtccCAAAAGGACACTGTGAAGGAACAGAGTTACCTAGCACATAATCTCCTGAAGgacgttaaaaaaaacatcgaaGCGGATAATACCAATTTAGCAAACTataagggaataaaaaatatcaaaaaggacattttttacagtatAATTTACCCCCATAAATTTAGGGAGGGTAATTTCAGCACAATTATTAATATTAGCGGTATTAGTGGGTCAGGAAAAACCACATTATCGTACGCCATAGCGGGAGAATGTGactgtccatttttttacttgaaGCTGCCAgaatatgtaaaatatatttctaatgatagtaaaaataataagttaAAGTTAATTTTTGAGCAAATAAAGAATGAGTATAATGACGCCATCCTCTGCATAGACGATATAGATGTTATCCTTTCGTCGAAGGATGATTCAACGGATCTGTATCTTTTCACATATCTGCTGAGCCTCTTTGACAACTCAAATGTTATTGTACTTTTGCTAAGTGTGAGCAAACCGTATGACAGTGTACTAtacacaaaaattaaaaaatttatatccATACCTATACCTACGTATGAGGATAGAGTGGAAATTCTCGAATTCATGGCGGAAGAGTTTTCCCTCACATTTGATGCAAAATATGCAGCAGCTTTAACGTATGGCTTTCATCGGGGCCACCTCTACGATATTGCAAACGAGTCAATGAATCTGTGCATATATGACCAAGTGCACGGGGGAAATTTGATCAGGATAAGGAGCGAAATGGACGTACCATCGATTGAGAGGGACTCCATTGAGGAGACCAAATCGGAGGTACTACCTCCGGGGGGTGAGGCAACCCAGGTTACAACTTCACCCCCGAATGACGCTCCCCATCCGAACGGAGAAAACATTTGCGAGGCGAACAACACGGACGTAAGCCCAAACGGAGGTGAAGAGCAAGAGTGTGACTTGAAAAGTGATACCGCCACAACGTTTTACTCCCATACACTTACCTCCAAGCAGAGGAACGAAACGAAcctgaagaggaaggaatggagcGGAGATGCCAGCACGTACAAAGTGAAAAGACCAAAAATGAGCTGCCGAAAAGTGAATGATGAGATTATCCAGCAAAGTGtaagaaatattaaaaaaaaaatgattacaGAGAATATATGTGAAGTGCCAAATATCAACTTGGACAATATTGGTTCCTTAAAAAAGATCAAAAAAGTGTTAGAGACGAAATTCATCCTACCTGTCAAATATGCAAATATTTACAAACATCTAGGGATAAATAAAAGCATGGGGATATTACTCTATGGCCCACCAGGATGTGGAAAAACGATGCTTGCAAAAGCAATAAGTAATGAAATGAAGGCGAATTTTATAGCTATAAAAGGACCCGAAATtttgaataaatatgtaggggaaagtgaaaaaaaagtgagagaaatattttcttacGCATCTATTTACAAGCCTTGTCTCATCTTTTTCGACGAAATTGACAGTATTTGCATTAACAGGGCAAACAACAAAGCTGCAGCTGCATCGGATCGAATTGTAAACCAACTGCTCACCGAAATGGATGGCCTCTCCCAAAGGGAAAGTGTCTACATCATTGCTACGACGAATAGACCAGATATTATCGACAAGGCTTTGCTAAGAAGTGGGAGATTTGATCAACTCATTTACATTTCTTTACCAAAATATCAAGGACGAATTGATATTTTGAGAAAGCTATCCAAAAATATGCCCCTCCATGAGGATGTAGATTTTGCCAAAATTTCTCGCTTGACTAAGGGTTATAGTGGGGCTGACTTGTATGGAGTTCTGAGAGAAAGTGCTTTCATCGCTCTCCAGGAGTGTCGAGATAAAATTGATCTGTGCAACTCGGGTTTGTCTAGCCGTGGTGATGAAACACAGCACTTCCGCGAAGCAGATGCTTCTTGCAATTATACATCCAATGAACAACCCCCCTTTGTTAAACGGGAAAATGGGGACACTGTTACAGATGCTGGAAGTAGCAATCGTACGGCAGGCCCCTTCGATGGAGGCACAAAAGGGCCCAGTCAGTGTGCCGTGGCAACTATTGATCAAAGCGACG